The Cygnus atratus isolate AKBS03 ecotype Queensland, Australia chromosome 2, CAtr_DNAZoo_HiC_assembly, whole genome shotgun sequence genome window below encodes:
- the OTULINL gene encoding inactive ubiquitin thioesterase OTULINL isoform X4 has product MDLALLRRHEVQSWTRATKQSLCLMWQKVKIQLTLSMSFLIAVFWYCRRLYGFLAQLLKRWSNYLQRKLIKNHSVLAEVDLLGYSAREWKGETKQAKHMREAYNELFWNYHIKYLRQVKKDNYCVLRAVLFQILSQGIPFPSWMRERDILKLPEKLLYSQGCNWIQQYSFGPERYTGPNAFGKLRKCMETLKTNWIEISGTKDHEERGNLCNALFSDESKEHKLYEAIKFIMLYEVVEAYEQIKNREEPIPHLFSLLLARDTSSDPLSFMMNHLNSIGDSGCLDQVEIFLLGYLLEVKIRVYRLHRFNTEDFQVNYPDEYRREWNEVSLLTEDDHYYHIPVIRT; this is encoded by the exons ATGGATTTAGCGCTTTTAC GAAGGCATGAGGTGCAGTCCTGGACAAGAGCTACCAAACAATCTTTGTGTCTCATGTggcaaaaagtgaaaatacagcTAACGCTAAGCATGTCTTTCCTCATTGCTGTTTTTTGGTATTGCAGAAGGCTATATGGCTTTTTAGCACAGCTATTGAAACG GTGGAGCAACTACCTTCAAAGAAAACTCATAA AGAATCACAGTGTGTTGGCAGAAGTTGATCTACTTGGCTATAGTGCAAGAGaatggaaaggagaaacaaagcagGCCAAACATATGAGGGAG GCATATAATGAATTGTTTTGGAACTATCATATCAAGTATCTGCGACAGGTCAAGAAGGACAACTATTGCGTGCTAAGAGCAGTACTTTTTCAAATACTCAGCCAAGGCATTCCTTTTCCATCATGGATGAGGGAGAGAGATATCTTAAAG ctcccTGAAAAGCTTTTGTATTCTCAAGGTTGCAACTGGATTCAGCAGTACAGTTTTGGTCCAGAAAGATATACAGGTCCCAACGCTTTTGGGAAATTACGCAAATGTATGGAAACATTAAAGACAAAC TGGATTGAAATAAGTGGTACTAAAGATCACGAAGAAAGAGGAAACCTATGTAATGCACTCTTTTCTGATGAGAGCAAGGAGCACAAACTATATGAGGCCATAAAATTCATCATGCTTTATGAAGTTGTCGAAGCCTATGAGCAGATAAAGAACAGGGAAGAACCTATACCTCATCTTTTTAGCCTCCTCCTTGCTCGGGATACTTCGTCTGACCCTTTGAGTTTCATGATGAATCATCTGAATTCCATAGGTGACTCTGGTTGCCTAGACCAG gttgaaatatttcttcttggaTACTTACTTGAAGTGAAGATTAGAGTTTACAGACTGCATAGGTTTAATACTGAAGATTTTCAAGTAAACTATCCAGATGAGTACCGAAGGGAATGGAATGAGGTTTCTCTCCTGACTGAGGATGACCACTATTATCACATCCCTGTTATCAGAACATGA
- the OTULINL gene encoding inactive ubiquitin thioesterase OTULINL isoform X2 translates to MASARRPPAGLRVLAGSGRHEVQSWTRATKQSLCLMWQKVKIQLTLSMSFLIAVFWYCRRLYGFLAQLLKRWSNYLQRKLIKNHSVLAEVDLLGYSAREWKGETKQAKHMREAYNELFWNYHIKYLRQVKKDNYCVLRAVLFQILSQGIPFPSWMRERDILKLPEKLLYSQGCNWIQQYSFGPERYTGPNAFGKLRKCMETLKTNWIEISGTKDHEERGNLCNALFSDESKEHKLYEAIKFIMLYEVVEAYEQIKNREEPIPHLFSLLLARDTSSDPLSFMMNHLNSIGDSGCLDQVEIFLLGYLLEVKIRVYRLHRFNTEDFQVNYPDEYRREWNEVSLLTEDDHYYHIPVIRT, encoded by the exons ATGGCCTCCGCCCGCCGGCCTCCAGCCGGGCTCCGGGTGCTGGCGGGGAGCG GAAGGCATGAGGTGCAGTCCTGGACAAGAGCTACCAAACAATCTTTGTGTCTCATGTggcaaaaagtgaaaatacagcTAACGCTAAGCATGTCTTTCCTCATTGCTGTTTTTTGGTATTGCAGAAGGCTATATGGCTTTTTAGCACAGCTATTGAAACG GTGGAGCAACTACCTTCAAAGAAAACTCATAA AGAATCACAGTGTGTTGGCAGAAGTTGATCTACTTGGCTATAGTGCAAGAGaatggaaaggagaaacaaagcagGCCAAACATATGAGGGAG GCATATAATGAATTGTTTTGGAACTATCATATCAAGTATCTGCGACAGGTCAAGAAGGACAACTATTGCGTGCTAAGAGCAGTACTTTTTCAAATACTCAGCCAAGGCATTCCTTTTCCATCATGGATGAGGGAGAGAGATATCTTAAAG ctcccTGAAAAGCTTTTGTATTCTCAAGGTTGCAACTGGATTCAGCAGTACAGTTTTGGTCCAGAAAGATATACAGGTCCCAACGCTTTTGGGAAATTACGCAAATGTATGGAAACATTAAAGACAAAC TGGATTGAAATAAGTGGTACTAAAGATCACGAAGAAAGAGGAAACCTATGTAATGCACTCTTTTCTGATGAGAGCAAGGAGCACAAACTATATGAGGCCATAAAATTCATCATGCTTTATGAAGTTGTCGAAGCCTATGAGCAGATAAAGAACAGGGAAGAACCTATACCTCATCTTTTTAGCCTCCTCCTTGCTCGGGATACTTCGTCTGACCCTTTGAGTTTCATGATGAATCATCTGAATTCCATAGGTGACTCTGGTTGCCTAGACCAG gttgaaatatttcttcttggaTACTTACTTGAAGTGAAGATTAGAGTTTACAGACTGCATAGGTTTAATACTGAAGATTTTCAAGTAAACTATCCAGATGAGTACCGAAGGGAATGGAATGAGGTTTCTCTCCTGACTGAGGATGACCACTATTATCACATCCCTGTTATCAGAACATGA
- the OTULINL gene encoding inactive ubiquitin thioesterase OTULINL isoform X1, with protein sequence MGGTSPFESHSNTQTTWKMCREHKKLGRETQLGAYSREKMQRRHDRIVSKNRDQFAEQEKRSRINHSKRRVGRHEVQSWTRATKQSLCLMWQKVKIQLTLSMSFLIAVFWYCRRLYGFLAQLLKRWSNYLQRKLIKNHSVLAEVDLLGYSAREWKGETKQAKHMREAYNELFWNYHIKYLRQVKKDNYCVLRAVLFQILSQGIPFPSWMRERDILKLPEKLLYSQGCNWIQQYSFGPERYTGPNAFGKLRKCMETLKTNWIEISGTKDHEERGNLCNALFSDESKEHKLYEAIKFIMLYEVVEAYEQIKNREEPIPHLFSLLLARDTSSDPLSFMMNHLNSIGDSGCLDQVEIFLLGYLLEVKIRVYRLHRFNTEDFQVNYPDEYRREWNEVSLLTEDDHYYHIPVIRT encoded by the exons ATGGGTGGTACATCACCATTTGAAAGTCACTCCAATACTCAAACAACTTGGAAGATGTGCAGAGAG cacaagaagttGGGGAGAGAAACCCAGCTGGGAGCATACTCCAGAGAGAAGATGCAGAGGCGACATGACAGGATTGTGAGCAAAAACAGAGACCAGTTTgctgagcaagaaaaaagaagcagaattaaCCACTCGAAGAGAAGGGTTG GAAGGCATGAGGTGCAGTCCTGGACAAGAGCTACCAAACAATCTTTGTGTCTCATGTggcaaaaagtgaaaatacagcTAACGCTAAGCATGTCTTTCCTCATTGCTGTTTTTTGGTATTGCAGAAGGCTATATGGCTTTTTAGCACAGCTATTGAAACG GTGGAGCAACTACCTTCAAAGAAAACTCATAA AGAATCACAGTGTGTTGGCAGAAGTTGATCTACTTGGCTATAGTGCAAGAGaatggaaaggagaaacaaagcagGCCAAACATATGAGGGAG GCATATAATGAATTGTTTTGGAACTATCATATCAAGTATCTGCGACAGGTCAAGAAGGACAACTATTGCGTGCTAAGAGCAGTACTTTTTCAAATACTCAGCCAAGGCATTCCTTTTCCATCATGGATGAGGGAGAGAGATATCTTAAAG ctcccTGAAAAGCTTTTGTATTCTCAAGGTTGCAACTGGATTCAGCAGTACAGTTTTGGTCCAGAAAGATATACAGGTCCCAACGCTTTTGGGAAATTACGCAAATGTATGGAAACATTAAAGACAAAC TGGATTGAAATAAGTGGTACTAAAGATCACGAAGAAAGAGGAAACCTATGTAATGCACTCTTTTCTGATGAGAGCAAGGAGCACAAACTATATGAGGCCATAAAATTCATCATGCTTTATGAAGTTGTCGAAGCCTATGAGCAGATAAAGAACAGGGAAGAACCTATACCTCATCTTTTTAGCCTCCTCCTTGCTCGGGATACTTCGTCTGACCCTTTGAGTTTCATGATGAATCATCTGAATTCCATAGGTGACTCTGGTTGCCTAGACCAG gttgaaatatttcttcttggaTACTTACTTGAAGTGAAGATTAGAGTTTACAGACTGCATAGGTTTAATACTGAAGATTTTCAAGTAAACTATCCAGATGAGTACCGAAGGGAATGGAATGAGGTTTCTCTCCTGACTGAGGATGACCACTATTATCACATCCCTGTTATCAGAACATGA
- the OTULINL gene encoding inactive ubiquitin thioesterase OTULINL isoform X3: MNGVHPKTYKLEKTRRHEVQSWTRATKQSLCLMWQKVKIQLTLSMSFLIAVFWYCRRLYGFLAQLLKRWSNYLQRKLIKNHSVLAEVDLLGYSAREWKGETKQAKHMREAYNELFWNYHIKYLRQVKKDNYCVLRAVLFQILSQGIPFPSWMRERDILKLPEKLLYSQGCNWIQQYSFGPERYTGPNAFGKLRKCMETLKTNWIEISGTKDHEERGNLCNALFSDESKEHKLYEAIKFIMLYEVVEAYEQIKNREEPIPHLFSLLLARDTSSDPLSFMMNHLNSIGDSGCLDQVEIFLLGYLLEVKIRVYRLHRFNTEDFQVNYPDEYRREWNEVSLLTEDDHYYHIPVIRT, from the exons ATGAATGGTGTACACCCCAAAACCTATAAACTTGAAAAAACAA GAAGGCATGAGGTGCAGTCCTGGACAAGAGCTACCAAACAATCTTTGTGTCTCATGTggcaaaaagtgaaaatacagcTAACGCTAAGCATGTCTTTCCTCATTGCTGTTTTTTGGTATTGCAGAAGGCTATATGGCTTTTTAGCACAGCTATTGAAACG GTGGAGCAACTACCTTCAAAGAAAACTCATAA AGAATCACAGTGTGTTGGCAGAAGTTGATCTACTTGGCTATAGTGCAAGAGaatggaaaggagaaacaaagcagGCCAAACATATGAGGGAG GCATATAATGAATTGTTTTGGAACTATCATATCAAGTATCTGCGACAGGTCAAGAAGGACAACTATTGCGTGCTAAGAGCAGTACTTTTTCAAATACTCAGCCAAGGCATTCCTTTTCCATCATGGATGAGGGAGAGAGATATCTTAAAG ctcccTGAAAAGCTTTTGTATTCTCAAGGTTGCAACTGGATTCAGCAGTACAGTTTTGGTCCAGAAAGATATACAGGTCCCAACGCTTTTGGGAAATTACGCAAATGTATGGAAACATTAAAGACAAAC TGGATTGAAATAAGTGGTACTAAAGATCACGAAGAAAGAGGAAACCTATGTAATGCACTCTTTTCTGATGAGAGCAAGGAGCACAAACTATATGAGGCCATAAAATTCATCATGCTTTATGAAGTTGTCGAAGCCTATGAGCAGATAAAGAACAGGGAAGAACCTATACCTCATCTTTTTAGCCTCCTCCTTGCTCGGGATACTTCGTCTGACCCTTTGAGTTTCATGATGAATCATCTGAATTCCATAGGTGACTCTGGTTGCCTAGACCAG gttgaaatatttcttcttggaTACTTACTTGAAGTGAAGATTAGAGTTTACAGACTGCATAGGTTTAATACTGAAGATTTTCAAGTAAACTATCCAGATGAGTACCGAAGGGAATGGAATGAGGTTTCTCTCCTGACTGAGGATGACCACTATTATCACATCCCTGTTATCAGAACATGA